One Ascaphus truei isolate aAscTru1 chromosome 9, aAscTru1.hap1, whole genome shotgun sequence genomic region harbors:
- the LOC142503233 gene encoding uncharacterized protein LOC142503233, whose protein sequence is MEQVSSPGSASSTLLEEHHGDEDDEYDEDDATEETEIQSCDHEEVPIETVVPPNRPSTSTYDAIVASEGKIVDAENRRHSDMMTVLERMIGLQEETVSQLAHLHRVFIEVPKQLQKINTSFEALVVQQTQANYWRMTNVPQFNTSQPGSVHAGYKYMICEAILNSRGQKASTRQIDDFIRAKYPYYQDRKHARNFNSSIRFTLSSNDFFERDQDKLQHTYGFWKIAPEKQFLLKDA, encoded by the exons atggaacaagtgtcttcacctgggtcagccagctcaacactactagaag aacatcatggtgatgaggatgatgagtatgatgaggatgacgccacagaagagactgaaatacaatcatgtgaccatgaagaggtgccaatagaaactgttgtaccgccaaatcgtccatcaacttccacatacgatgcaattgtagcttcagagggaaaaatagtggacgcagaaaatcgtcgccattcagacatgatgacagtgctggaaaggatgattggactgcaggaagaaacagtatcacaattggcacatctccacagagtcttcattgaagtgcctaaacagttgcaaaaaatcaacacctcattcgaagcattagttgttcagcaaacacaagctaattactggagaatgactaatgtaccacaattcaacacctcccagccaggatctgttcatgcag ggtataagtacatgatctgtgaagccatcttgaacagtcgcggacagaaagcaagcacacgccaaatcgatgatttcattcgagcaaaatatccttattaccaagaccgtaagcatgcacggaattttaattcctcaataagattcactttatcaagtaatgacttttttgaacgtgaccaggataagctacaacacacctatggtttctggaagattgccccggaaaaacaatttctcctgaaagacg